The Gadus macrocephalus chromosome 20, ASM3116895v1 genome includes a region encoding these proteins:
- the LOC132448960 gene encoding piggyBac transposable element-derived protein 4-like, with product MSRDRFDMIWRYLHLEDNLDPALDKSDKLWKIQRFMDLLLHQFQALYEVNGFVSVDESMVKYKGRLAFRQYLPMKPVKWGIKVWVMAESNTGYVNNFQVYTGAIAGKTETGLAYRIVSDLAKPYFGSNLCVYMDNFYTSVKLLLDLQVRGVPLQCFG from the exons ATGTCAAGGGACCGTTTCGACATGATCTGGAG ATATCTCCATCTAGAAGATAACTTGGACCCTGCCTTGGATAAATCCGATAAGCTGTGGAAGATCCAGCGGTTCATGGACCTCCTCTTGCATCAGTTCCAGGCCCTCTATGAGGTCAATGGGTTTGTGAGCGTGGATGAGTCCATGGTAAAATACAAGGGACGCCTTGCCTTCCGGCAGTACCTCCCCATGAAGCCGGTGAAGTGGGGGATAAAGGTGTGGGTCATGGCAGAGAGCAATACAGGCTACGTAAACAATTTTCAAGTTTACACAGGGGCCATTGCAGGCAAGACCGAGACAGGCCTGGCTTACCGGATTGTGTCAGACCTGGCTAAACCGTATTTTGGGTCAaacttgtgtgtttacatggacaacTTTTACACCAGCGTGAAGTTGTTGCTGGATCTGCAGGTCAGGGGTGTGCCTTTACAATGCTTTggttaa